The Candidatus Desulfatibia profunda genome has a segment encoding these proteins:
- a CDS encoding transglutaminase domain-containing protein — MLIIFWVMIAAVPVFGENYLLNGGQESQIRYQMMQKIQPSAGIKKLVLSYVVPESFLSPTYNQKITGLDFNFSPPPSTREDRTDQRGNKVIEVTWKAPPGPVKTTIRLTAVNSTKLQVLQTRAPFPLGDLPQQVREYLKATDQVPAGDEQIKSKARELTRAARNEFDAVQTILTWVVDHMHYVLIPQSYDALYSFHSGKGNCQNYSHLAAALMRASGIPVRIVNGITLKQPYDIDLKDSILTMKMAQGRHSWIEVYFPDLGWVPFDPQGTELFVSNRFIRVEAGLDNNETRQDGLMRWVQAANASGRPLFEESIDAEFASDRIKLSARKTNYGPRGLLLCPQVEAAFLKITAGPPPAPPQRVPEEVLKRLRFTVPYVFGNLDFPENIDFLSARGPAEQSSENTMELRKNFLVETAEYVTTQGNQYAQTFILTQPMQLQQVGLALHKFNSEGQLWLELFKDDGGIPGDIIATSDIKDLGRMKFMPGYAWVDFDFTNAAVILSPGRYWVALGFTGSPIVNWFFTYGKPVGPQDGTRYKTIFDETWSRSLAYEFNYRVTGLTAKQKDSID; from the coding sequence TTGTTAATAATTTTTTGGGTTATGATTGCCGCGGTTCCGGTGTTTGGCGAAAATTATCTTTTAAACGGTGGTCAGGAATCACAGATCCGATATCAGATGATGCAGAAGATACAGCCGTCGGCGGGCATCAAAAAATTGGTGCTCAGCTATGTCGTGCCGGAGTCTTTTTTGTCACCGACTTACAATCAGAAGATTACGGGGCTTGATTTCAACTTTTCGCCTCCGCCGTCAACGCGCGAGGACAGAACCGACCAGCGCGGGAACAAAGTGATCGAAGTGACCTGGAAAGCACCGCCCGGGCCGGTGAAAACAACGATCCGCCTTACGGCAGTCAACAGCACCAAGCTGCAGGTCTTGCAGACCCGCGCTCCATTTCCACTCGGCGATCTGCCGCAACAGGTTAGGGAATATTTAAAGGCCACCGATCAAGTTCCGGCCGGCGATGAGCAGATTAAATCCAAAGCCCGCGAGTTGACACGTGCGGCCAGAAATGAATTTGATGCGGTGCAAACGATACTAACGTGGGTCGTGGATCATATGCACTATGTTCTTATTCCCCAAAGCTACGATGCGTTGTACTCCTTTCACAGCGGCAAGGGCAACTGCCAGAACTACTCGCATTTGGCGGCAGCCTTAATGCGCGCTTCCGGAATTCCGGTTCGTATCGTTAACGGCATTACCTTGAAACAGCCCTATGACATCGATCTAAAAGATTCGATACTGACCATGAAGATGGCCCAGGGACGGCATTCCTGGATCGAAGTGTATTTTCCGGATCTGGGTTGGGTACCTTTCGACCCCCAGGGAACCGAACTTTTTGTCAGCAACCGTTTTATCCGGGTAGAGGCCGGTTTGGATAACAACGAGACCCGCCAGGACGGGCTCATGCGTTGGGTCCAGGCCGCAAACGCCTCCGGCCGGCCGCTGTTTGAAGAGAGCATTGACGCTGAATTCGCCAGCGACCGCATCAAACTTTCAGCCCGGAAAACCAACTATGGTCCCCGGGGACTGCTGCTCTGCCCGCAAGTCGAAGCCGCTTTTTTAAAAATAACCGCAGGTCCTCCTCCTGCTCCGCCCCAAAGGGTGCCGGAAGAAGTTTTAAAACGCCTGCGCTTTACAGTGCCGTATGTATTTGGAAACCTGGATTTTCCGGAGAATATAGATTTTTTGTCCGCACGCGGTCCGGCTGAACAGAGTTCTGAAAATACAATGGAACTGCGCAAAAACTTTCTGGTGGAGACGGCCGAATATGTGACCACACAGGGGAATCAATATGCCCAGACGTTCATTCTAACCCAACCGATGCAATTACAGCAGGTCGGGCTTGCCCTGCACAAATTTAATTCCGAGGGGCAGCTTTGGCTTGAACTTTTTAAAGACGATGGAGGAATACCCGGTGACATTATTGCCACGAGCGACATCAAAGACCTCGGCCGGATGAAATTTATGCCCGGTTATGCCTGGGTGGACTTTGATTTTACCAATGCTGCGGTGATTCTCTCTCCTGGTCGCTACTGGGTGGCTTTGGGATTCACCGGCAGCCCTATCGTGAACTGGTTTTTTACCTATGGCAAGCCGGTTGGGCCGCAGGACGGCACCCGGTATAAAACCATATTCGATGAAACCTGGAGTCGCAGCTTGGCCTATGAATTCAACTATCGAGTAACGGGACTTACAGCGAAGCAGAAGGACAGTATCGATTGA
- a CDS encoding CBS domain-containing protein codes for MKISSLMIPDPITITENASIAEAIELMKVNAIRHLPVVSKGNKLKGFVTLADLKQGLIPSMVADVSLADLMIRNPIVVNPDDDLEIAARIIYRHKIGGLPVVKNKKLVGIITETDILRAFIDMMGLLTTSSRIDLVIADEPGLFKQVLQIISDNGGDIINVGMSAQQTGKRVYYFRLSTCNTDIIKKALEKEGFEVVAATN; via the coding sequence ATGAAAATCAGTTCCTTGATGATCCCTGATCCAATAACTATTACGGAAAACGCCTCCATCGCGGAAGCCATTGAGCTTATGAAAGTGAACGCTATCCGACACCTCCCGGTAGTTTCAAAAGGAAACAAGCTGAAGGGTTTCGTTACTTTGGCCGACTTGAAGCAGGGACTTATTCCATCAATGGTTGCAGATGTATCCCTGGCCGATTTGATGATAAGGAACCCGATCGTGGTTAATCCGGATGATGACCTCGAAATTGCGGCCCGGATCATCTATAGACATAAAATCGGAGGCCTGCCGGTAGTCAAGAACAAAAAGCTGGTCGGCATCATCACCGAAACGGATATCCTGCGGGCTTTCATAGACATGATGGGTCTTTTGACCACCAGTTCACGAATTGACCTGGTGATCGCAGACGAGCCGGGCTTGTTTAAACAGGTCCTGCAGATTATCAGCGATAACGGCGGCGATATCATCAATGTAGGAATGTCGGCCCAGCAGACCGGCAAGCGGGTATATTACTTTCGCCTGTCCACGTGCAATACGGACATTATCAAAAAAGCCCTTGAAAAGGAAGGATTCGAAGTTGTAGCTGCAACGAATTAG